A stretch of bacterium DNA encodes these proteins:
- the rpsJ gene encoding 30S ribosomal protein S10 — MTATKTAKRAKSAKKGDGGSRLRIKVRAYEHAVLDRSVKQIIDTASRYNATVIGPVPLPIDIKKYTVNRSAFIDKDSREQFEMRVHKRMIDIVNPEAKVIEALTNIDLPSGVSIDVKMM, encoded by the coding sequence ATGACAGCGACCAAGACAGCTAAGCGCGCGAAGAGCGCGAAGAAGGGGGACGGCGGAAGCCGCCTCCGCATCAAAGTACGTGCCTATGAGCACGCGGTCTTGGATCGTTCCGTCAAGCAGATCATCGATACTGCTTCCCGCTACAACGCAACCGTCATCGGCCCAGTCCCGCTCCCGATCGACATCAAGAAGTACACCGTGAACCGCTCGGCGTTCATCGACAAGGATTCCCGTGAACAGTTTGAGATGCGCGTCCACAAGCGCATGATCGACATCGTGAACCCTGAGGCGAAGGTCATCGAGGCGCTCACCAACATCGACCTTCCATCCGGCGTCTCCATCGACGTGAAGATGATGTAG
- a CDS encoding inosine monophosphate cyclohydrolase, producing MERIIDTEVERNMEFLRTNSYPGRGFIMGRSPDGDSIVQVYWLMGRSDNSRNRQLVQEDHLVKTAPIDPKKVKDPSLIIYNAMREEDDRYVVSNGKQTDTIFNAEKHLGSGFREAMFEWQYEPDEPNYTPRITAMYDRFAGGRRPAFQIAILSRSLLGECVRTYYEYEVMRRGYGYCVHTYDGDGDPLPSFSQHPYLMRIKSRMPARIALQIWQALDPDNRIAIAAKVINQETGKSLTHIINQY from the coding sequence ATGGAACGCATCATTGATACCGAAGTCGAAAGGAACATGGAGTTCCTCAGGACGAACTCCTATCCCGGACGCGGATTCATCATGGGCCGATCGCCTGACGGTGACTCTATCGTCCAGGTGTACTGGCTGATGGGCCGCAGCGACAACAGTCGTAATCGGCAACTGGTGCAGGAAGATCATCTCGTGAAGACGGCGCCGATCGATCCTAAGAAAGTCAAAGACCCTTCGCTCATCATCTACAACGCGATGCGCGAGGAAGACGATCGATACGTCGTCTCGAACGGCAAGCAGACCGACACCATCTTCAACGCCGAGAAGCACCTCGGCAGCGGTTTCCGCGAAGCGATGTTCGAGTGGCAATACGAACCGGATGAACCGAATTACACTCCCCGCATCACGGCGATGTATGACCGGTTCGCCGGCGGCAGACGGCCCGCATTCCAGATCGCAATACTCTCGCGCTCGCTCTTGGGAGAGTGCGTCCGTACGTACTACGAGTACGAAGTCATGCGACGCGGATACGGGTATTGCGTCCATACGTACGACGGAGACGGCGATCCGTTGCCGTCGTTCTCGCAGCATCCGTACCTGATGCGTATCAAGAGCCGCATGCCAGCACGGATCGCCCTGCAGATCTGGCAGGCGCTTGATCCCGACAATCGCATCGCGATTGCGGCGAAGGTAATCAATCAGGAAACAGGCAAATCCCTGACGCATATCATCAACCAGTACTGA
- a CDS encoding 50S ribosomal protein L23 produces the protein MALFSRNTKATKKAAAPKETKAVAAASVPAMKNTYAHVLMNPRITEKATFASANSVYVFDVATSANKKQIASAIEATYKVKPRQVRIVTIHPKTVRNMRTGKYGTKQGGKKAYVYLAKGTTITIS, from the coding sequence ATGGCACTCTTTTCTCGTAACACCAAAGCAACCAAGAAGGCAGCTGCGCCGAAGGAAACCAAGGCGGTAGCAGCGGCTTCTGTCCCGGCAATGAAGAACACGTACGCACACGTGCTCATGAATCCGCGCATCACCGAGAAGGCGACCTTCGCATCCGCGAACAGCGTCTACGTCTTCGACGTCGCTACCTCGGCGAACAAGAAGCAGATCGCATCCGCGATCGAAGCTACCTACAAGGTGAAGCCTCGTCAGGTCCGCATCGTCACCATCCACCCGAAGACGGTCCGCAATATGCGCACCGGTAAGTACGGCACGAAGCAGGGTGGCAAGAAGGCGTACGTCTACCTCGCGAAGGGCACGACTATCACAATCTCGTAA
- the fusA gene encoding elongation factor G, which produces MSRDYPLEKVRNFGIVAHVDAGKTTTSERILFYTGMSHKIGEVHDGATVTDWMEQERERGITITAAAITCFWNPTYMGTDTSAKVRFNVIDTPGHIDFTSEVKRSMRVLDGAVVVFDGVAGVEPQSETNWRYAEEAEVPRVCYINKLDRTGASFEKSYASILDRLSKKAVRLQIPIGAEGDFNGVVDLLSMKAYKFEGEMGKEVIAYDIPAELMDDAKKFHGELVERIVENDEKLMNDYLEGKEIPLDVLKANLRKGVIANEIFPVLTGSSLKNKGVQLVLDAVVDYLPSPLDLPAATGINTDTGAEETRPASDEGPFAALVFKLQVDPFVGALTFFRVYSGSVKAGDTVYNSANNKKERVGRIVRLQADKREEVEVVYAGEIAAFVGMKEVKIGNTVCDQAHPIALESIVFPTPVISMRVEPKTKADQEKLGIALSRLSDEDPTFRVKSDEETGETIISGMGELHLEILVDRMKREFGVEATTGKPQVAFRETIQGTADVEYKHIKQTGGRGQYGHVKIKIKPLEPLVEGEKLKNNVDREDHFEFINNIKGGVIPAEFISPIRKGLKEAMDRGVLAGFPVVDISVDLYDGSAHDVDSSEIAFKLAALNAFQDAMKQAKPVLLEPVMKLEVVTPEKFLGDVTGSINAKRGLIESMGERGQARVVVAKVPLSELFGYTTQLRSLTEGRAVPNLEFSHYAVVPRNVADEVIASRQ; this is translated from the coding sequence ATGAGTCGAGACTATCCGTTGGAGAAAGTACGAAATTTCGGGATCGTGGCGCACGTCGACGCCGGAAAAACGACCACGTCGGAGCGCATCCTGTTCTACACCGGCATGAGCCACAAGATCGGTGAAGTGCACGACGGCGCGACGGTGACCGACTGGATGGAACAGGAGCGCGAGCGCGGCATCACCATCACCGCGGCGGCGATCACCTGCTTCTGGAACCCGACCTACATGGGAACCGACACCTCCGCGAAGGTCCGCTTCAACGTCATCGATACCCCGGGCCACATCGACTTCACCTCAGAGGTGAAGCGCTCCATGCGCGTCCTTGACGGCGCAGTCGTCGTCTTCGACGGCGTCGCCGGCGTCGAGCCGCAGTCCGAGACCAACTGGCGCTACGCTGAAGAAGCGGAAGTGCCGCGTGTCTGCTACATCAACAAGCTCGATCGTACGGGTGCTTCGTTCGAGAAGTCGTACGCATCCATCCTTGACCGTCTCTCCAAGAAGGCGGTCCGCCTCCAGATCCCGATCGGCGCAGAGGGCGATTTCAACGGCGTCGTCGATCTTCTTTCGATGAAGGCATATAAGTTCGAAGGCGAGATGGGTAAGGAAGTCATCGCCTACGACATCCCGGCTGAGCTCATGGATGATGCGAAGAAGTTCCATGGCGAGCTCGTCGAGCGCATCGTCGAGAACGACGAAAAGCTCATGAACGACTACCTCGAAGGGAAGGAGATTCCGCTTGATGTCTTGAAGGCGAACCTCCGCAAGGGCGTCATCGCCAACGAGATCTTCCCGGTCCTCACCGGCTCTTCTCTCAAGAACAAGGGCGTGCAGCTCGTCCTTGATGCGGTCGTCGACTACCTCCCATCACCGCTCGATCTTCCGGCAGCAACCGGTATCAACACCGACACCGGCGCAGAAGAGACACGTCCTGCGAGCGACGAAGGTCCGTTCGCGGCGCTCGTCTTCAAGCTCCAGGTCGACCCATTCGTCGGTGCGCTTACCTTCTTCCGCGTCTACTCAGGCTCGGTGAAGGCAGGAGACACTGTCTATAACTCGGCGAACAACAAGAAGGAGCGCGTCGGACGTATCGTCCGCCTCCAGGCAGATAAGCGCGAGGAAGTCGAAGTCGTGTACGCAGGTGAGATCGCCGCGTTCGTCGGCATGAAGGAAGTGAAGATCGGTAACACGGTCTGTGATCAGGCACATCCGATCGCACTTGAAAGCATCGTCTTCCCGACGCCGGTCATCTCCATGCGCGTCGAACCGAAGACGAAGGCCGACCAGGAGAAGCTTGGTATCGCGCTCTCCCGTCTTTCTGACGAAGACCCGACGTTCCGCGTTAAGTCTGACGAGGAAACAGGGGAGACCATCATCTCCGGCATGGGTGAACTTCACCTCGAGATTCTCGTCGACCGTATGAAGCGCGAGTTCGGCGTCGAAGCGACGACCGGCAAGCCGCAGGTCGCATTCCGCGAGACCATCCAAGGCACCGCCGATGTCGAATACAAGCACATCAAGCAGACGGGTGGTCGTGGTCAGTACGGTCACGTGAAGATCAAGATCAAGCCGCTCGAGCCGCTCGTCGAAGGCGAGAAGCTCAAGAACAACGTCGATCGCGAAGACCACTTCGAATTCATCAACAATATCAAGGGAGGCGTCATCCCGGCGGAATTCATCTCGCCGATCAGGAAGGGCCTCAAGGAAGCCATGGATCGCGGCGTTCTCGCCGGATTCCCGGTCGTCGATATCTCGGTCGACCTGTACGACGGTTCCGCGCACGATGTCGACTCCTCGGAAATCGCCTTCAAGCTCGCAGCGCTCAATGCGTTCCAGGACGCTATGAAGCAGGCGAAGCCGGTCCTCCTCGAGCCGGTCATGAAGCTCGAAGTCGTTACTCCGGAGAAATTCCTCGGTGACGTCACCGGCTCCATCAACGCGAAGCGCGGTCTCATCGAATCGATGGGTGAGCGCGGTCAGGCACGCGTTGTCGTCGCAAAGGTCCCGCTTTCGGAACTCTTCGGCTATACCACGCAGCTCCGCTCTCTTACGGAAGGTCGTGCGGTCCCGAACCTTGAGTTCTCGCACTACGCCGTCGTCCCGCGCAACGTTGCTGACGAAGTCATCGCATCCCGTCAGTAA
- a CDS encoding uracil-DNA glycosylase has product MTREVKIGGGWKEKLESEFGEPYFGGLTDFVHAEYAKSTVYPAPKDIFRAFDLTPFSEVKVVILGQDPYHGAGQANGLCFAVNPGVRPPPSLQNIFKEIESDLGHEVSHDTDLSRWAKQGVLLLNATLTVRAASAGSHQGKGWEQFTDAAIRKLNDEREGIVFILWGNYARQKGSFIDRSKHFVIESAHPSPFSAHNGFFGSKPFSKTNEYLKKRGDTEIEW; this is encoded by the coding sequence ATGACACGAGAGGTGAAGATCGGTGGCGGATGGAAAGAAAAATTGGAGAGCGAATTCGGTGAGCCCTACTTCGGGGGGCTCACCGATTTTGTGCATGCAGAATATGCGAAAAGCACGGTGTATCCGGCACCCAAGGATATCTTCCGCGCGTTCGATCTGACGCCTTTTAGTGAGGTGAAGGTCGTCATCCTCGGACAAGACCCGTATCACGGAGCAGGGCAGGCGAACGGGCTCTGCTTCGCCGTGAATCCCGGCGTGCGTCCGCCGCCTTCGCTGCAGAACATTTTCAAAGAGATCGAGAGTGATCTCGGGCACGAGGTCTCGCATGACACCGATCTTTCGCGCTGGGCGAAGCAGGGAGTGCTCCTCCTCAATGCAACACTCACGGTGCGCGCCGCGAGTGCGGGTTCGCACCAAGGTAAGGGGTGGGAGCAATTTACCGACGCGGCGATACGGAAACTGAACGATGAGCGAGAGGGGATTGTCTTCATATTGTGGGGGAATTACGCGCGGCAGAAGGGGAGTTTCATTGACCGCTCGAAGCATTTCGTCATCGAGAGTGCGCACCCGTCGCCGTTCTCGGCACACAATGGTTTTTTCGGCTCGAAGCCGTTCTCAAAGACGAATGAATACCTGAAAAAGAGGGGGGATACAGAGATCGAATGGTGA
- a CDS encoding tail fiber domain-containing protein produces the protein MTRIATLTASHLTASAVALVLFGTVVAYAWTGPTGTAPNSNVAAPINTSATAQVKNGALSVSTLTNYGAIMQQMNASYDVWVQGGSTTASGDARNLALLGVISTDRIYLNYNGEYAGGTYLGGNVYAAGYFHTSDASLKKDVRPIKGLDIVKKLSGVLFTWKESGKASAGVIAQDVEKVLPEAVITDGDGIKSVDYDALIAPLIEAVKEQQSEIDGLKAEIEALKAAR, from the coding sequence ATGACCCGTATCGCAACTCTCACCGCCAGCCACCTCACTGCTTCGGCAGTCGCGCTCGTTCTTTTCGGTACTGTTGTTGCGTACGCGTGGACAGGACCGACCGGTACGGCGCCGAACAGCAACGTTGCCGCCCCCATCAATACGAGTGCGACGGCGCAGGTGAAGAACGGTGCGCTCTCAGTGAGCACGCTCACAAACTATGGTGCGATCATGCAACAGATGAATGCATCGTACGATGTGTGGGTGCAAGGAGGGAGCACGACTGCCAGCGGCGATGCGCGCAACCTGGCGTTGCTCGGCGTCATCTCCACCGACCGCATCTATCTGAACTACAACGGCGAGTATGCAGGTGGGACCTATCTCGGCGGGAATGTCTATGCTGCAGGATACTTCCACACCTCGGATGCAAGTCTCAAGAAGGATGTCCGCCCGATCAAGGGACTCGATATCGTCAAGAAGCTGAGCGGCGTCCTCTTCACATGGAAGGAAAGCGGCAAGGCGTCCGCCGGTGTGATCGCGCAGGATGTCGAGAAGGTATTGCCCGAAGCGGTCATCACGGATGGCGATGGCATCAAGTCGGTTGATTACGACGCGCTCATCGCGCCGCTCATCGAGGCGGTGAAGGAGCAGCAGTCTGAGATTGACGGTCTTAAGGCGGAAATCGAGGCGTTGAAGGCGGCGCGATAG
- a CDS encoding dienelactone hydrolase family protein, with protein sequence MLKYLFALVALIALGGGYWYYSNGSQTMNNNSDSTEITAGDVAYFGNATGYFARPADDRTYPGVVLIHENRGLRPEIKKTAEDLAKEGYMVLAVDLYKGNVLETQEEARAYSSQFNQEEGTANLRAAVKYLRDNGATKIASWGWCFGGRQSVNLAISGEKLDATIVYYGSGIPTTTEQLSPIKWPVMGVFGDADQAIPTTTVKAFEDSLNTLGVENEIYMYPGVGHAFANPSNPNHAPKETADAWQKSVAFLDKYLK encoded by the coding sequence ATGTTGAAGTACCTTTTTGCGCTCGTGGCGCTCATTGCACTCGGGGGAGGTTACTGGTATTACTCGAATGGCTCGCAAACTATGAACAATAATTCTGACAGCACAGAGATCACGGCCGGAGACGTCGCATACTTCGGGAATGCGACCGGCTACTTCGCGCGTCCTGCAGACGATCGCACCTATCCGGGAGTCGTCCTCATCCACGAGAACCGCGGACTCAGACCGGAGATAAAGAAGACGGCAGAGGATCTCGCGAAGGAGGGATACATGGTGCTCGCTGTGGATCTCTACAAAGGTAATGTGCTCGAGACACAGGAGGAAGCGCGTGCGTATTCGTCGCAGTTCAATCAGGAAGAGGGAACCGCGAATCTCCGCGCCGCAGTGAAATACCTCCGCGATAACGGTGCTACGAAGATCGCCTCGTGGGGCTGGTGCTTCGGTGGCAGGCAGTCGGTGAATCTCGCCATCTCAGGCGAAAAGCTTGATGCAACGATTGTGTATTACGGCTCCGGCATCCCGACGACCACCGAACAGCTCTCTCCCATCAAGTGGCCGGTCATGGGCGTCTTCGGTGATGCCGACCAGGCGATTCCTACGACGACCGTGAAAGCGTTCGAGGATTCTTTGAATACTCTCGGCGTCGAGAACGAGATCTATATGTATCCGGGCGTCGGTCACGCGTTCGCGAATCCGTCGAATCCGAATCATGCACCGAAAGAAACCGCTGACGCATGGCAGAAATCCGTCGCGTTCCTCGATAAGTACTTGAAATAG
- the tuf gene encoding elongation factor Tu, with product MAGEFARTKPHVNVGTIGHVDHGKTTLTAAILTVLSKAGNGYSATTKGVDEIDKAPEEKARGITISLSHSEYETPTRHYAHVDAPGHADYIKNMITGAAQMDGAILVVAATDGVMPQTREHILLAKQVGVPKIVVFLNKVDMVDDKELVDLVEEEIRDLLDKQGFDGKNAPVIRGSGLKALENPDAGNEWSGKVMELIKALDEYIPEPARELDKPFLMAIEDVFSIEGRGTVVTGRIDRGVVKVGEEVEIIGIKDTAKTTVTGVEMFNKSLQQGQAGDNAGILLRGLKKEDVHRGQVLAKSGTVKPHTEFDAEVYILTKEEGGRHTPFFTGYKPQFYIRTTDVTGEVTLAQGVEMVMPGDTVTFKVKLVGPIAMEEQMRFAIREGGKTVGAGVVTKITA from the coding sequence ATGGCAGGAGAATTTGCACGAACGAAGCCGCACGTGAACGTCGGAACCATCGGTCACGTCGACCATGGCAAGACGACGCTCACCGCAGCGATCCTCACCGTCCTCTCGAAGGCTGGCAACGGCTACTCGGCGACGACGAAGGGTGTCGATGAGATCGACAAGGCACCGGAAGAGAAGGCGCGTGGTATCACCATCTCGCTCTCTCACTCGGAGTACGAGACGCCGACGCGTCACTACGCGCACGTGGATGCACCGGGCCACGCCGACTACATCAAGAACATGATCACGGGTGCCGCTCAGATGGACGGCGCCATCCTCGTGGTTGCAGCGACTGACGGTGTCATGCCGCAGACCCGCGAGCACATCCTTCTTGCGAAGCAGGTTGGCGTGCCGAAGATCGTGGTCTTCCTCAACAAGGTAGACATGGTTGATGACAAGGAGCTCGTTGATCTCGTCGAGGAGGAAATCCGCGACTTGCTCGACAAGCAGGGCTTCGATGGTAAGAATGCACCGGTCATCCGCGGCTCGGGCCTCAAGGCGCTCGAGAATCCGGATGCAGGTAACGAGTGGTCGGGTAAGGTCATGGAGCTCATCAAGGCACTTGATGAATACATCCCGGAGCCGGCTCGTGAACTCGACAAGCCGTTCCTCATGGCTATCGAAGACGTCTTCTCGATCGAAGGTCGTGGAACCGTCGTCACCGGTCGTATCGACCGCGGTGTCGTGAAGGTCGGCGAAGAAGTCGAGATCATCGGTATCAAGGACACTGCGAAGACCACGGTGACGGGCGTTGAAATGTTCAACAAGTCCCTTCAGCAGGGTCAGGCAGGCGACAACGCTGGTATCCTCCTTCGCGGTCTCAAGAAGGAAGATGTCCACCGAGGCCAGGTCCTCGCGAAGTCGGGCACCGTCAAGCCACACACCGAGTTCGATGCTGAGGTCTACATCCTCACCAAGGAGGAAGGCGGTCGTCACACACCGTTCTTCACCGGTTACAAGCCGCAGTTCTACATCCGCACCACGGACGTCACCGGCGAGGTTACCCTCGCACAGGGCGTCGAGATGGTCATGCCGGGCGACACTGTCACCTTCAAGGTGAAGCTTGTCGGTCCGATCGCGATGGAAGAGCAGATGCGTTTCGCTATCCGCGAGGGTGGCAAGACGGTCGGCGCAGGCGTCGTGACCAAGATCACTGCCTAA
- a CDS encoding DUF892 family protein, with protein sequence MATTKKKQSNYSTLHDLLILKLKALHYTESELMKALPKMAKAASDTQLKQAFTTHLDETRVQKDRLAQALGMLGATGKMMEKSAAIDGLIEDAAWCIANIKDAEARDASLIAAAQYIEHYEMAGYGSAKAWAEEMGHREVVDLLQETLDEESAANDKLTTLAESGINDEANDMHEEGSLVEKVKDTIESAVR encoded by the coding sequence ATGGCAACCACCAAGAAAAAGCAGTCCAACTATTCGACCCTCCACGATCTCCTCATCCTGAAGCTCAAAGCATTGCACTACACCGAGAGTGAACTCATGAAAGCGCTGCCGAAGATGGCGAAGGCTGCATCGGATACGCAGCTGAAGCAGGCGTTCACGACGCATCTCGATGAGACGCGCGTACAGAAGGATCGCCTCGCACAAGCGCTCGGGATGCTCGGTGCAACCGGCAAGATGATGGAGAAATCCGCCGCCATCGATGGTCTCATCGAAGACGCCGCATGGTGCATCGCCAACATCAAAGATGCCGAAGCGCGTGATGCCTCGCTCATCGCCGCAGCGCAGTACATCGAACACTACGAGATGGCCGGGTACGGCTCGGCGAAAGCGTGGGCGGAAGAGATGGGGCATAGGGAAGTCGTCGATCTCCTCCAAGAGACGCTCGATGAGGAAAGCGCGGCCAACGACAAGCTGACGACGCTTGCAGAGAGCGGCATCAACGACGAAGCCAACGACATGCATGAAGAAGGCTCGCTCGTCGAGAAGGTGAAAGACACGATCGAATCCGCGGTGCGGTAG
- the rplD gene encoding 50S ribosomal protein L4 has protein sequence MKTDIYNAQGKKAGSVELPENIFGVEWNDSLMHQVVTSMQDNARTNVAHTKGRGDVRGGGRKPWKQKGTGRARHGSSRSPIWKGGGVTHGPRNEKIFARTIPAKMRAKALFMALSKKLAAGEIVFVDSFGIEKPSTASAKKTLVALSKDFTKLSAKKKNAALVAFSDAKEASSKSFRNIGNVVSSSVKDLNPVAVLKHTYIVIENPDAAVAILAHRAPKKASN, from the coding sequence ATGAAAACCGACATCTACAACGCACAGGGTAAGAAGGCAGGTTCCGTCGAACTTCCGGAGAACATCTTCGGTGTCGAATGGAATGACTCGCTCATGCACCAGGTCGTCACCTCGATGCAGGACAACGCACGCACCAACGTGGCGCACACGAAGGGTCGCGGCGACGTCCGCGGTGGCGGTCGCAAGCCGTGGAAGCAGAAGGGTACCGGCCGCGCTCGTCACGGTTCGTCCCGTTCTCCGATCTGGAAGGGCGGCGGTGTGACCCACGGTCCTCGCAACGAGAAGATCTTTGCGCGTACCATCCCAGCGAAGATGCGCGCAAAGGCACTCTTCATGGCGCTCTCCAAGAAGCTCGCCGCAGGTGAGATCGTCTTCGTCGATTCCTTCGGAATCGAGAAGCCGTCCACTGCATCTGCAAAGAAGACCCTCGTCGCACTCTCGAAGGATTTCACCAAGCTCTCCGCAAAGAAGAAGAACGCCGCTCTCGTCGCATTCTCGGATGCGAAGGAGGCATCCTCGAAGAGCTTCCGTAACATCGGCAACGTCGTTTCGAGCTCCGTGAAGGATCTCAATCCGGTCGCGGTCCTCAAGCACACCTACATCGTCATCGAAAATCCGGATGCTGCTGTCGCGATCCTCGCGCACCGCGCTCCGAAGAAGGCATCTAACTAA
- a CDS encoding L,D-transpeptidase family protein, with the protein MKRGHSFDMQGLKFAGKFLITLAFVFTAVHYGTAIASDRLVAVDESGTTAAEAELKYLQERRQNQPQDEKEMLEKLQKYEDTLSTRTIGTASIDTIAQAHERMIAADLTNMKLYLFENGHATATLDILSKGKRGSRWETPTGLYKIESKEKDHFSSIGEVHMPYSMQFFGNFFVHGWPYYPGGEPVPEGYSGGCIRLSTEDAEKVFEFVKRGTPIFVWEDGAASTTEMTLSKAPVPRVNAKAFIVADLHTGDVYAEKNAEIAYPIASVSKLLTALVANETIHFDRTLTVNGDDRAQTDGTPGSIVKGDTFTVGELLYPLLMESNNSAAYTLARYNGQENFVGWMNDKAKAIGMDKTHMKDPSGISPENVSTASDLFKLMRYIEDSQSFILNLSREPEKKLKAENGRTYTFANFNHFAGNKDFLGGKVGYTNEARQTMTAVFEVPVRGATSTIAIVILGSEERKNDVEKLLSWFKRNATPLTI; encoded by the coding sequence ATGAAGCGCGGACACTCCTTCGACATGCAGGGCCTTAAGTTCGCGGGCAAGTTCCTCATCACGCTCGCGTTTGTATTCACGGCGGTACACTATGGGACCGCCATCGCTTCGGATCGTCTCGTTGCCGTTGATGAAAGCGGAACGACAGCAGCGGAAGCAGAGCTTAAATATCTCCAAGAGCGCCGTCAGAACCAGCCACAAGACGAGAAAGAGATGCTTGAGAAGCTTCAGAAGTATGAAGACACCCTCTCAACACGCACCATCGGCACAGCCTCAATCGACACCATCGCCCAAGCGCACGAACGCATGATCGCCGCGGATCTCACGAACATGAAGCTCTACCTCTTCGAGAACGGTCATGCGACCGCAACACTAGATATCCTTTCTAAAGGAAAGCGCGGCTCCCGCTGGGAGACGCCGACCGGCCTCTACAAGATAGAGAGCAAGGAAAAAGACCACTTCTCGTCGATCGGCGAGGTGCACATGCCCTACTCGATGCAGTTCTTCGGCAATTTCTTCGTCCACGGCTGGCCGTACTACCCGGGTGGCGAGCCGGTACCCGAAGGCTACTCCGGTGGCTGCATCCGTCTCTCGACGGAGGATGCGGAAAAGGTCTTCGAATTCGTGAAGCGCGGGACTCCGATTTTCGTATGGGAAGACGGAGCGGCCTCAACCACAGAAATGACACTCTCGAAGGCGCCGGTCCCTCGCGTAAACGCGAAAGCATTCATCGTGGCGGATCTTCATACGGGAGATGTATATGCGGAAAAGAATGCCGAGATAGCCTACCCTATCGCATCGGTGTCGAAGCTTCTTACGGCGCTCGTCGCCAACGAGACCATCCACTTCGATCGCACGCTTACCGTCAACGGTGACGACCGCGCGCAAACTGATGGCACACCAGGCTCTATCGTGAAGGGAGATACTTTTACCGTGGGCGAGCTGCTCTATCCCCTTCTCATGGAATCGAACAACTCCGCCGCCTACACGCTCGCGCGCTACAACGGTCAGGAGAATTTCGTCGGCTGGATGAATGACAAAGCGAAAGCGATCGGCATGGACAAGACGCACATGAAAGACCCGTCGGGCATCTCTCCCGAGAACGTCTCCACCGCAAGCGATCTTTTTAAACTGATGCGCTATATCGAGGACAGCCAATCCTTCATCCTCAATCTCTCGCGCGAACCGGAGAAGAAACTCAAGGCGGAGAACGGTCGCACGTATACCTTCGCCAACTTCAATCACTTCGCCGGCAATAAGGACTTCTTGGGCGGTAAAGTCGGCTATACCAACGAAGCCCGCCAGACGATGACCGCCGTCTTCGAAGTACCGGTGCGCGGTGCGACCAGCACCATCGCGATCGTCATCCTCGGCTCCGAAGAGCGTAAGAACGACGTCGAGAAGCTGCTCAGCTGGTTCAAACGCAACGCCACACCGCTTACCATCTAA
- the rplC gene encoding 50S ribosomal protein L3, giving the protein MKFMLGVKGRMTQIFDDKGTVSAVTIITATPMKVTQVKTIEKDGYQAIQVGAGERKEKNLSAPVKGHLKDLGAVRHIREYRTTEASERGATIDVSNFTEGDVVAVSAISKGKGFQGVVKRHGFKGGPRSHGQKNKERAPGSIGGGGRAGGRVVKGMRMAGRMGGDRITVKNLKVLKIDAANNTLMISGAIPGRPGTLVEIRG; this is encoded by the coding sequence ATGAAATTCATGCTCGGCGTGAAGGGTCGTATGACCCAGATATTCGATGACAAAGGCACCGTTTCTGCGGTGACGATCATCACTGCTACCCCGATGAAGGTGACCCAGGTGAAGACCATCGAGAAGGACGGCTACCAGGCTATCCAGGTAGGCGCAGGGGAGCGCAAGGAGAAGAACCTCTCCGCACCGGTAAAGGGCCATCTCAAGGATTTGGGCGCTGTCCGCCACATCCGCGAATACCGCACGACCGAAGCTTCGGAGCGCGGTGCAACCATCGACGTCTCGAACTTCACGGAAGGTGATGTCGTTGCGGTCTCTGCAATCTCGAAGGGTAAGGGCTTCCAGGGCGTCGTTAAGCGCCATGGTTTCAAGGGAGGTCCTCGCTCGCACGGTCAGAAGAACAAGGAGCGCGCACCGGGCAGCATCGGTGGCGGTGGTCGTGCAGGTGGTCGCGTCGTGAAGGGTATGCGCATGGCGGGACGCATGGGCGGCGATCGCATCACGGTCAAGAACCTCAAGGTCCTCAAGATCGATGCCGCAAACAATACGCTTATGATCTCCGGTGCTATCCCAGGTCGCCCGGGTACGCTTGTCGAAATCCGTGGCTAA